A DNA window from Daucus carota subsp. sativus chromosome 3, DH1 v3.0, whole genome shotgun sequence contains the following coding sequences:
- the LOC108211253 gene encoding uncharacterized protein LOC108211253: MGNYMAKEPPPPVVLVPPLFDFPPLAARTRVLESSYNLLFGKLALQCLFDDYFDEARHFSTRFMLKPIDDPHVDMVATVSGPLDHKPDDNIVGNAEFRWQSDVDDPHTFMDLFVSNSDPILRMRSCAYYPKYGFGAFGIFPLLLKSRESFGDQGLMGLRYGSTNLSFGTTFKPSILPGDIPNSAWLVSKIGRLTAGLQYEPQIGKKDEAKINDLTNWSCAVGYGVGSGCPLSPSFNFCLELAKDSEFIASFYQHVVVQRRVKNPMEENEVVGITNYIDVGFELKTRVDNDKAKSGMHDSTFQVAASWQANKNFLLKGKVGPLGSSLALAFKSWWKPAFTFSMSAKRDRADGKTAFGFGFRVDNVREASYQRADPNFVMLTPNKEHLAEGIQWKMGERPMFESDVSSGNFAGIPRELRPLAKIL, from the exons ATGGGCAACTATATGGCAAAGGAACCCCCTCCTCCAGTGGTGTTGGTGCCTCCGCTCTTCGACTTCCCTCCTCTTGCTGCTCGTACtcg GGTGCTGGAGTCATCATATAATTTGTTGTTTGGGAAGCTTGCTCTACAATGTCTTTTTGATGATTACTTTGATGAAGCTAGGCACTTTAGCACCAGGTTCATGCTTAAGCCAATCGATGATCCCCATGTCGACATGGTTGCCACT GTTTCAGGTCCTCTTGACCACAAGCCTGATGACAATATCGTGGGAAATGCAGAATTCCGCTGGCAAAG TGATGTCGATGATCCTCATACGTTTATGGACCTTTTTGTCTCAAACTCTGACCC GATTTTACGGATGAGATCATGTGCTTACTACCCGAAATATGGATTCGGAGCATTTGGTATCTTTCCATTGCTTTTAAAGAGCAG AGAATCTTTTGGGGATCAGGGTCTGATGGGATTGCGATATGGGTCgacaaatctttcatttggaacTACGTTCAAGCCTTCGATTT TACCAGGTGATATCCCTAATAGTGCATGGTTAGTAAGCAAAATTGGACGATTAACAGCTGGACTGCAGTATGAGCCACaaa TTGGAAAAAAGGATGAAGCAAAAATTAACGATTTAACAAATTGGAGTTGTGCTGTTGGCTATGGAGTTGGATCAGGCTGCCCCTTGAGTCCATCATTTAATTTTTGCCTTGAATTGGCTAAAGATTCTGAG TTTATTGCCTCATTTTATCAGCATGTGGTTGTTCAAAGACGG GTCAAGAATCCCATGGAAGAAAATGAAGTAGTTGGAATCACAAATTATATCGATGTCGGATTTGAGCTGAAAACAAG AGTTGACAATGACAAAGCTAAGAGCGGCATGCATGATTCAACCTTTCAAGTCGCTGCATCTTGGCAAGCCAATAAAAACTTTTTACTTAAG GGAAAGGTGGGGCCTCTTGGCTCATCTTTAGCTTTAGCATTTAAATCATGGTGGAAGCCTGCCTTCACCTTTAGCATGTCAG CTAAAAGAGATCGCGCTGATGGGAAAACAGCCTTTGGATTTGGTTTCCGTGTAGACAATGTTAGAGAAGCTAG TTACCAAAGGGCTGATCCAAATTTTGTGATGCTGACTCCCAACAAGGAGCATCTAGCAGAGGGCATCCAGTGGAAAATGGGGGAAAGACCAATGTTCGAATCAGATGTTAGTTCTGGGAATTTTGCCGGCATACCAAGAGAACTAAGACCGTTGGCTAAAATCTTGTAA
- the LOC108211369 gene encoding protein KINESIN LIGHT CHAIN-RELATED 2, with the protein MAELKLVMDGLDSIELGGHYVPHKDIFIVTSPRSPLSGAHSPESDSIGLVLDGVVKNSIEQLYSNVCDIQSSDQSPSQYSMLSYGHDSRIDSELRYFAGGEYADVETTKEIVLMNNEPVETKVPAEIENRQSSEKAVKCKKIPSFTNAKSSHIHSGKPQIVSSRRKSLRDGSPPVKNVKTGSPLGVVKQVNNSKVSSEGGYLGPYLLKRTRDLLSLGKDSEKVLALALRAKNAFEACADGKPNLEFVMCLHVVAALYCSMGKHNEAIPLLEHSVEIPIMDEGENHALAKFSGCMQLGDTYAMLGQIENAIVWYTAGLEIQMQVLGENDPRFGETCRYVSEAHVQILQFDEAEKLCQRALDIYKDKGSQASLQQAANSRLMGLICEAKGDYETALEHYVLASMYMAEKGQEADVASINRNIGDAYLNLARYDDAIFSYQKALTMFKPAKGENHPLVASVFVRLANLYNKIGKCSEAKSYCKNALRIYMNPVPGSSLEEISSGLIEVSGIYESLNDLDQSVSLLHKASKLYDGNVCHQSTLAVIEAQIGVLNFMKQNHSESYKCLKNAIAKFRSVGDNKSALFATTLNQLGLACLRLDVLDEAANMFEEARSILEAEYGPYHPDSLGVYRNLSGTYDAMGRRSDAIAILELIVATSEEKLGIATSDVEVDKMMLSELVKEAGPLRNRRYRSSETLLDTNATLVPEE; encoded by the exons ATGGCTGAGCTAAAGCTTGTTATGGATGGATTGGACTCGATTGAGCTAGGTGGTCACTATGTGCCACACAAGGACATATTCATCGTAACGTCCCCAAGGAGTCCCTTGAGCGGTGCGCACAGTCCTGAAAGTGATTCTATTGGGCTAGTCTTGGATGGAGTTGTTAAGAACTCTATAGAGCAGCTCTATAGCAATGTCTGTGACATACAGAGCTCGGACCAGTCGCCTTCGCAGTATAGCATGCTGTCCTATGGCCACGATTCAAGAATTGATTCGGAACTGAGGTATTTTGCTGGAGGGGAATATGCTGATGTTGAGACAACAAAGGAGATAGTGTTGATGAACAATGAACCAGTGGAAACTAAAGTTCCTGCTGAGATAGAAAATCGACAGAGTAGTGAAAAGGCTGTGAAATGTAAGAAAATCCCCTCGTTTACCAATGCTAAATCTTCACATATCCACTCTGGAAAACCCCAAATTGTGAGTTCAAGGAGAAAGTCTTTACGTGATGGGTCTCCTCCTGTTAAGAATGTGAAAACAGGGAGTCCATTAGGAGTGGTGAAGCAGGTGAATAATTCCAAGGTTTCTTCCGAGGGAGGATATCTTGGTCCTTATTTACTTAAAAGGACGAGAGATTTGCTTTCTTTGGGGAAAGATTCTGAGAAAGTTCTTGCATTGGCGCTACGAGCAAAGAATGCATTTGAGGCTTGTGCAGATGGGAAGCCAAATTTGGAGTTTGTTATGTGCTTACATGTTGTAGCAGCGCTGTACTGCAGTATGGGGAAGCACAATGAGGCAATTCCGCTTCTTGAGCATTCGGTTGAGATCCCCATAATGGATGAAGGCGAAAATCATGCACTTGCTAAGTTTTCTGGGTGTATGCAGCTAGGGGATACATATGCAATGCTTGGCCAAATTGAGAATGCTATAGTGTGGTACACAGCAGGTTTGGAGATTCAAATGCAAGTTCTAGGAGAAAACGACCCTCGATTTGGAGAGACTTGCAGGTATGTATCTGAAGCTCATGTTCAGATTTTGCAATTTGATGAGGCTGAGAAGCTTTGTCAGAGAGCTCTTGACATATATAAGGATAAGGGGTCGCAGGCTTCTCTGCAACAAGCCGCTAATAGTAGACTTATGGGACTCATCTGCGAGGCAAAAGGAGATTATGAAACTGCCCTTGAGCATTATGTCTTGGCAAGCATGTACATGGCTGAAAAGGGTCAAGAAGCAGATGTAGCATCTATTAATCGCAACATTGGTGATGCTTATCTAAATTTGGCAAGGTATGATGATGCTATTTTTTCTTATCAGAAAGCGCTCACCATGTTTAAGCCCGCTAAAGGAGAAAATCATCCATTAGTTGCTTCAGTTTTTGTTCGCCTGGCTAATTTGTACAACAAGATCGGGAAATGTAGTGAAGCAAAATCTTACTGCAAAAATGCACTTAGAATTTACATGAACCCTGTCCCCGGTAGTTCCCTGGAAGAGATTTCTAGTGGCCTAATCGAAGTTTCTGGCATCTATGAATCTTTGAATGATTTAGATCAGTCAGTAAGTTTACTGCATAAGGCTTCCAAATTATATGATGGCAACGTGTGCCACCAAAGCACATTGGCTGTAATTGAAGCCCAGATTGGAGTATTGAATTTTATGAAACAGAATCATTCTGAATCTTACAAATGCTTAAAGAATGCTATTGCAAAGTTTAGGTCTGTTGGTGACAACAAATCTGCATTATTTGCTACCACTCTAAACCAATTGGGACTTGCATGCCTACGTCTGGATGTGCTCGATGAAGCTGCAAATATGTTTGAAGAGGCAAGGAGCATCTTGGAGGCTGAATATGGACCGTATCACCCTGACTCACTTGGAGTCTATAGGAATCTTTCAGGCACTTATGATGCCATGGGCAG GAGGAGTGATGCAATTGCAATCTTGGAACTTATAGTTGCGACAAGTGAAGAAAAGCTTGGGATAGCAACTTCTGATGTGGAAGTTGATAAGATGATGTTATCTGAATTAGTAAAAGAAGCAGGCCCACTTAGGAACAGGAGATACAGGTCGTCTGAAACCCTCCTCGACACCAATGCCACTTTAGTACCAGAAGAATAA
- the LOC108211312 gene encoding xyloglucan glycosyltransferase 4 isoform X1, which yields MLHSLVLENQTSRKMAPSSVVVKIDKPSNFSLVEINDTKDKQKAASTKQLSWVLLLKAQRLFSWLSMAAPAMFDSVKKRVTLSDVGEEEPKYRGRLYSFIRVFLAISVVALVIEMVAYFEEWDLKMTHHWEVEGFVQWCYKAWLAFRVDYVAPAIMSLSKFCIVLFLIQSVDRFALGIWCFWIKWNKLKPEIKGEAYDVEDSLSFPMVLVQIPMCNEKEVFATSISAACQLDWPKERLLIQVLDDSDDELVQLLIQDEVSSWREKGVNIVYRHRFVRTGYKAGNLKAAMSCDYVKDYEFVAIFDADFQPYPDYLKLTVPHFNGNSDLALVQARWSFVNKEENLLTRLQNINLCFHFEVEQQVNGFFLNFFGFNGTAGVWRIRALEQSGGWLERTTVEDMDIAVRAHLNGWKFIYLNDVEVPCELPESYEAYKKQQYRWHSGPMQLFRLCFPAILSSKISKWKKANLIFLFFLLRKLILPFYSFTLFCIILPLTMFVPEAELPIWVICYIPISMSILNILPAPKSFPFLIPYLLFENTMSVTKFNAMISGLFQLGSSYEWIVTKKTGRSSESDLLSLAERETKTLNNEKIQRGLSESGLEMLGKLKEQEEAPVSKKKNKLYRKELALAFLLLTAAARSLLSAHGIHFYYLLFQGLAFLVVGLDLVGEQVN from the exons ATGTTGCATTCTTTGGTTTTAGAGAATCAGACATCAAGAAAAATGGCACCCAGTTCTGTTGTGGTGAAGATAGACAAGCCCAGTAACTTTTCTTTAGTGGAGATCAATGATACAAAAGATAAGCAAAAAGCTGCAAGTACTAAGCAGTTATCATGGGTTCTTCTTCTCAAAGCTCAAAGATTGTTTTCATGGCTGTCAATGGCTGCTCCTGCAATGTTTGATTCAGTTAAAAAGAGGGTGACTTTATCTGATGTTGGGGAAGAAGAGCCTAAATACAGGGGGAGATTGTATAGCTTTATAAGGGTTTTTCTTGCAATTTCAGTGGTGGCTTTGGTTATAGAAATGGTGGCTTATTTTGAGGAATGGGATTTGAAGATGACTCATCATTGGGAAGTAGAGGGGTTTGTGCAGTGGTGTTATAAGGCCTGGCTTGCTTTTAGAGTTGATTATGTAGCACCTGCAATTATGAGCCTCTCTAAATTCTGCATTGTGCTGTTCTTGATTCAATCAGTGGATAGGTTTGCTCTTGGGATTTGGTGTTTTTGGATCAAGTGGAACAAGCTGAAGCCAGAGATTAAGGGGGAGGCTTATGATGTTGAGGATTCTTTAAGTTTTCCAATGGTTCTTGTTCAGATTCCCATGTGCAATGAGAAAGAG GTTTTCGCAACATCCATATCTGCTGCCTGTCAGCTGGATTGGCCAAAAGAACGATTATTGATTCAGGTTCTTGATGATTCTGACGATGAGCTTGTACAACTATTAATACAAGACGAGGTTTCTTCATGGAGAGAAAAAGGGGTCAATATAGTATACAGACACCGGTTCGTCAGAACTGGTTATAAGGCTGGCAATTTGAAGGCTGCCATGTCTTGTGACTATGTCAAAGACTACGAATTTGTGGCTATATTTGATGCAGATTTCCAGCCCTACCCTGATTATCTAAAGCTTACTGTACCTCACTTCAAT GGAAACTCAGACTTAGCCCTTGTTCAGGCTCGCTGGTCGTTTGTGAACAAAGAAGAGAATTTGCTCACCAGGCTGCAAAACATTAATTTATGCTTTCATTTTGAGGTTGAACAACAAGTGAATGGTTTTTTCCTAAATTTCTTTGGATTCAATGGCACTGCTGGTGTGTGGAGGATTAGGGCCTTGGAACAGTCAGGAGGCTGGCTTGAGAGGACAACCGTAGAGGATATGGATATTGCAGTTCGAGCACATTTAAATGGGTGGAAATTTATCTATCTTAACGATGTCGAAGTACCATGTGAACTACCAGAGTCTTATGAAGCATATAAGAAGCAACAGTACCGCTGGCACTCTGGTCCAATGCAACTCTTTCGGCTATGTTTTCCTGCAATCCTAAGTTCCAAG ATATCAAAGTGGAAGAAGGCTAACttgatttttctattttttctcCTAAGGAAGCTGATACTTCCTTTTTACTCATTCACTCTATTTTGTATCATCCTACCATTAACCATGTTCGTACCCGAGGCAGAGTTACCTATTTGGGTCATTTGTTACATTCCTATCTCCATGTCCATTTTAAACATTCTACCTGCACCAAAGTCTTTCCCATTCTTGATCCCTTACCTACTTTTTGAGAATACAATGTCCGTGACAAAGTTCAATGCTATGATATCGGGGCTATTTCAGCTTGGAAGCTCTTATGAATGGATAGTCACGAAGAAAACAGGAAGATCATCCGAATCAGACTTACTTTCTCTCGCTGAGCGCGAAACAAAGACTTTAAACAATGAAAAAATTCAGAGGGGATTATCTGAATCTGGTCTTGAAATGTTGGGTAAACTAAAGGAACAAGAGGAGGCCCCAGTatcaaaaaagaagaacaagTTGTACAGAAAGGAACTTGCCCTTGCCTTTTTACTACTCACTGCTGCTGCGAGAAGCCTGTTATCTGCTCATGGAATTCATTTCTACTATCTCCTTTTCCAAGGTTTGGCTTTTCTTGTCGTTGGATTGGACTTAGTCGGGGAGCAGGTTAACTAA
- the LOC108211371 gene encoding RNA exonuclease 4, translating into MESAESLRNKCRACYRQFNKMEHLVEHMRTSYHSGHEPMCGICKKHCRSHESLREHLIGPLPKVECERIFKERGCHICLDIFSSRNALKAHLNSCQLSRTNVNGLTYRMANLGIFDDMRNHENGGGRGGRVVALACKMVGGGSDGSLDLCARVCLIDEYENTIFHTYVRPHLPVTHYRFETTGIRPEMLKDAMGVRQVQKKIQDFLSNGEPLWKIRPKGGKARILVGHGLDHDLKCLEVDFPGMMIRDTAKYPPLMKTSKLSNSLKYLAKAYLGYDIQTGIQDPYEDCVATMRLYKRMKYQRHKIEDFPQVTDPHRNNFASWRQNELERMSPDDLLALSRSDYYCWCLDSRDI; encoded by the exons ATGGAGTCTGCCGAATCTCTAAG GAACAAGTGCCGGGCATGCTATAGACAGTTCAACAAAATGGAGCACCTAGTGGAACACATGAGGACCTCATACCATTCAGGCCATGAACCCATGTGTGGCATTTGTAAGAAACATTGCCGTTCACACGAATCTCTCAGGGAACACCTAATAG GGCCATTGCCAAAAGTAGAATGTGAAAGGATATTTAAAGAGCGTGGATGTCACATTTGTCTTGACATATTTAGCAGCCGTAATGCTCTTAAAGCACACCTTAATTCATGTCAGCTCTCACGCACAAATGTCAAT GGCTTAACATATCGCATGGCAAACTTAGGAATTTTTGACGACATGAGAAATCATGAAAATGGAGGTGGAAGAGGAGGAAGAGTGGTTGCACTAGCTTGCAAGATGGTTGGTGGTGGGAGTGACGGCTCCTTGGATCTTTGTGCAAGGGTTTGTCTTATTGATGAATATGAAAACACTATCTTCCATACCTATGTCAGGCCTCACCTTCCTGTCACTCACTACAg GTTTGAAACAACGGGGATACGACCAGAGATGTTGAAAGATGCAATGGGAGTGAGGCaagtccaaaaaaaaattcaagactTCCTGAGCAATGGAGAACCATTATGGAAGATCCGTCCCAAGGGTGGAAAAGCGCGAATTCTTGTTGGTCACGGTTTAGATCATGATCTCAAATGTTTAGAGGTGGATTTTCCAGGAATGATGATTAG AGATACAGCAAAATATCCTCCATTAATGAAAACCAGCAAGCTCAGCAACTCACTCAAGTACCTAGCAAAAGCATATCTTGG TTACGACATTCAAACAGGTATACAAGACCCTTATGAAGACTGTGTGGCAACAATGAGGCTGTACAAGCGAATGAAGTACCAACGTCACAAAATTGAGGACTTCCCTCAAGTTACTGACCCTCATCGAAATAATTTTGCTTCATGGAGGCAAAATGAGCTTGAAAGGATGAGTCCAGATGACCTGTTAGCACTTTCAAGGTCCGATTACTATTGCTGGTGCTTGGATTCTCGGGATATATGA
- the LOC108213328 gene encoding uncharacterized protein LOC108213328, with the protein MVSAIAWGYMRIMGGTILGGVLGFYVMHRLEISYKAKWDERLKKYEEDLKKKKKSEIDSEFT; encoded by the exons ATGGTGTCTGCAATCGCATGGGGATATATGAGAATAATGGGTGGCACTATTCTTGGCGGCGTTCTTGGTTTCTATGTTATGCATCGCCTCGAAATTAGCTACAAG GCGAAGTGGGATGAGAGATTGAAGAAATACGAGGAggatttgaagaagaagaagaagagtgaGATCGATAGTGAGTTTACCTAG
- the LOC108211312 gene encoding xyloglucan glycosyltransferase 4 isoform X2: MAPSSVVVKIDKPSNFSLVEINDTKDKQKAASTKQLSWVLLLKAQRLFSWLSMAAPAMFDSVKKRVTLSDVGEEEPKYRGRLYSFIRVFLAISVVALVIEMVAYFEEWDLKMTHHWEVEGFVQWCYKAWLAFRVDYVAPAIMSLSKFCIVLFLIQSVDRFALGIWCFWIKWNKLKPEIKGEAYDVEDSLSFPMVLVQIPMCNEKEVFATSISAACQLDWPKERLLIQVLDDSDDELVQLLIQDEVSSWREKGVNIVYRHRFVRTGYKAGNLKAAMSCDYVKDYEFVAIFDADFQPYPDYLKLTVPHFNGNSDLALVQARWSFVNKEENLLTRLQNINLCFHFEVEQQVNGFFLNFFGFNGTAGVWRIRALEQSGGWLERTTVEDMDIAVRAHLNGWKFIYLNDVEVPCELPESYEAYKKQQYRWHSGPMQLFRLCFPAILSSKISKWKKANLIFLFFLLRKLILPFYSFTLFCIILPLTMFVPEAELPIWVICYIPISMSILNILPAPKSFPFLIPYLLFENTMSVTKFNAMISGLFQLGSSYEWIVTKKTGRSSESDLLSLAERETKTLNNEKIQRGLSESGLEMLGKLKEQEEAPVSKKKNKLYRKELALAFLLLTAAARSLLSAHGIHFYYLLFQGLAFLVVGLDLVGEQVN, encoded by the exons ATGGCACCCAGTTCTGTTGTGGTGAAGATAGACAAGCCCAGTAACTTTTCTTTAGTGGAGATCAATGATACAAAAGATAAGCAAAAAGCTGCAAGTACTAAGCAGTTATCATGGGTTCTTCTTCTCAAAGCTCAAAGATTGTTTTCATGGCTGTCAATGGCTGCTCCTGCAATGTTTGATTCAGTTAAAAAGAGGGTGACTTTATCTGATGTTGGGGAAGAAGAGCCTAAATACAGGGGGAGATTGTATAGCTTTATAAGGGTTTTTCTTGCAATTTCAGTGGTGGCTTTGGTTATAGAAATGGTGGCTTATTTTGAGGAATGGGATTTGAAGATGACTCATCATTGGGAAGTAGAGGGGTTTGTGCAGTGGTGTTATAAGGCCTGGCTTGCTTTTAGAGTTGATTATGTAGCACCTGCAATTATGAGCCTCTCTAAATTCTGCATTGTGCTGTTCTTGATTCAATCAGTGGATAGGTTTGCTCTTGGGATTTGGTGTTTTTGGATCAAGTGGAACAAGCTGAAGCCAGAGATTAAGGGGGAGGCTTATGATGTTGAGGATTCTTTAAGTTTTCCAATGGTTCTTGTTCAGATTCCCATGTGCAATGAGAAAGAG GTTTTCGCAACATCCATATCTGCTGCCTGTCAGCTGGATTGGCCAAAAGAACGATTATTGATTCAGGTTCTTGATGATTCTGACGATGAGCTTGTACAACTATTAATACAAGACGAGGTTTCTTCATGGAGAGAAAAAGGGGTCAATATAGTATACAGACACCGGTTCGTCAGAACTGGTTATAAGGCTGGCAATTTGAAGGCTGCCATGTCTTGTGACTATGTCAAAGACTACGAATTTGTGGCTATATTTGATGCAGATTTCCAGCCCTACCCTGATTATCTAAAGCTTACTGTACCTCACTTCAAT GGAAACTCAGACTTAGCCCTTGTTCAGGCTCGCTGGTCGTTTGTGAACAAAGAAGAGAATTTGCTCACCAGGCTGCAAAACATTAATTTATGCTTTCATTTTGAGGTTGAACAACAAGTGAATGGTTTTTTCCTAAATTTCTTTGGATTCAATGGCACTGCTGGTGTGTGGAGGATTAGGGCCTTGGAACAGTCAGGAGGCTGGCTTGAGAGGACAACCGTAGAGGATATGGATATTGCAGTTCGAGCACATTTAAATGGGTGGAAATTTATCTATCTTAACGATGTCGAAGTACCATGTGAACTACCAGAGTCTTATGAAGCATATAAGAAGCAACAGTACCGCTGGCACTCTGGTCCAATGCAACTCTTTCGGCTATGTTTTCCTGCAATCCTAAGTTCCAAG ATATCAAAGTGGAAGAAGGCTAACttgatttttctattttttctcCTAAGGAAGCTGATACTTCCTTTTTACTCATTCACTCTATTTTGTATCATCCTACCATTAACCATGTTCGTACCCGAGGCAGAGTTACCTATTTGGGTCATTTGTTACATTCCTATCTCCATGTCCATTTTAAACATTCTACCTGCACCAAAGTCTTTCCCATTCTTGATCCCTTACCTACTTTTTGAGAATACAATGTCCGTGACAAAGTTCAATGCTATGATATCGGGGCTATTTCAGCTTGGAAGCTCTTATGAATGGATAGTCACGAAGAAAACAGGAAGATCATCCGAATCAGACTTACTTTCTCTCGCTGAGCGCGAAACAAAGACTTTAAACAATGAAAAAATTCAGAGGGGATTATCTGAATCTGGTCTTGAAATGTTGGGTAAACTAAAGGAACAAGAGGAGGCCCCAGTatcaaaaaagaagaacaagTTGTACAGAAAGGAACTTGCCCTTGCCTTTTTACTACTCACTGCTGCTGCGAGAAGCCTGTTATCTGCTCATGGAATTCATTTCTACTATCTCCTTTTCCAAGGTTTGGCTTTTCTTGTCGTTGGATTGGACTTAGTCGGGGAGCAGGTTAACTAA
- the LOC108211370 gene encoding GDSL esterase/lipase At3g27950: MASKKAFGVLWILLSAWICAGKISGRGRSCGFPAIYNFGDSNSDTGGKSAAMWEIVPPNGETFFGKPSGRFCNGRIVLDIIAERLGLPYLSPYLDSIGTNFRHGANFATGGSSILPGGYSPFDLDIQIGQFMQFKSRTSALYKRLSHNRTLLPLQNILPRPRDFSKALYTFDIGQNDLNYGFQYTNETQVLASIPGLITKFSQAVSQLYNEGARFFWVHNTGPLGCLPYNVIYDQSKLNDLDRHGCVANQNKAAQEFNRQLKDKVFRLKAQLPNSAFTYVDVYSAKYKLISDASNYGFEDPHKFCCGGYYGFQVNCGAKAVVNGTVYENLCTDPSRYISWDGIHYSQAANLFISKLILNGSLSTPPNSLAEACQNPQKL, translated from the exons ATGGCGAGCAAGAAAGCATTCGGGGTGCTCTGGATATTACTGTCGGCGTGGATTTGTGCAGGAAAAATCAGTGGTCGCGGTAGGAGTTGTGGTTTTCCGGCTATATACAACTTTGGTGACTCAAATTCGGACACAGGAGGAAAGTCGGCCGCCATGTGGGAAATTGTTCCACCTAATGGAGAAACATTCTTTGGCAAGCCTTCCGGGAGATTCTGCAATGGCCGCATTGTTTTAGATATTATTG CTGAGCGCTTGGGATTGCCTTATTTGAGTCCATATTTGGATTCAATTGGTACAAATTTCAGGCATGGTGCAAATTTTGCGACAGGAGGCTCGTCCATTCTTCCAGGCGGCTACAGCCCATTTGATCTGGACATTCAAATAGGTCAATTTATGCAGTTCAAGTCGCGTACCAGTGCACTGTATAAGCGGCTTAGTCACAATA GAACATTACTGCCTCTCCAGAACATTCTCCCCAGACCGCGGGACTTCTCAAAGGCTCTGTACACGTTTGACATTGGACAGAATGATCTTAATTATGGTTTCCAATATACAAATGAAACGCAGGTCTTAGCATCCATTCCTGGCTTGATAACCAAGTTTTCCCAGGCAGTATCT CAACTGTACAACGAAGGGGCAAGATTTTTCTGGGTTCACAACACTGGACCACTTGGCTGCTTGCCTTATAATGTTATATATGATCAATCAAAGCTTAATGATCTGGACAGACACGGCTGTGTGGCTAATCAGAATAAGGCGGCTCAAGAATTTAACAGGCAGCTCAAGGACAAAGTTTTTAGGCTGAAAGCACAGCTCCCCAACTCAGCATTCACATATGTAGATGTCTATTCGGCAAAGTACAAACTCATTAGTGATGCAAGTAATTACG GTTTTGAGGATCCACACAAATTCTGTTGTGGCGGctattatggctttcaagttaATTGTGGTGCAAAAGCAGTTGTGAACGGAACTGTCTATGAGAATCTGTGTACTGACCCCTCGAGGTATATTAGCTGGGATGGGATACACTACTCCCAGGCAGCAAAtctttttatttcaaaactCATTCTCAACGGCTCTTTATCTACACCTCCAAATTCACTAGCAGAGGCTTGTCAAAATCCCCAGAAACTGTAA